A single region of the Salvia miltiorrhiza cultivar Shanhuang (shh) chromosome 8, IMPLAD_Smil_shh, whole genome shotgun sequence genome encodes:
- the LOC131000056 gene encoding uncharacterized protein LOC131000056, with amino-acid sequence MISVLSQERLLGAALGSILTGVFVFEQRRSIYESIHRYEHQPTEPIFGRKSRQEFAHMWNKSVDNTFGPMIEYLSSRGW; translated from the exons GAGCGTCTATTGGGTGCGGCGCTAGGGAGCATCTTAACCGGTGTCTTTGTTTTTGAGCAGCGTCGAAGCATCTATGAATCCATTCATCGCTATGAACATCAG CCAACAGAGCCTATTTTTGGGCGGAAGTCTCGCCAAGAGTTTGCACACATGTGGAATAAATCTGTGGATAACACATTTGGACCGATGATTGAGTATCTAAGCTCACGTGGATGGTAG